The following are encoded in a window of Cystobacter ferrugineus genomic DNA:
- a CDS encoding DUF885 domain-containing protein, with the protein MSQAPPHDLDAFVQLRASFFGHYLRAQPEEATTLGLHHLDDQLKDLSPAALGDEYALHRDVLARLERLPGEDFPTEARLDWRAMRDLTRFHVHAYEDLRGHRRNLELSTYPHTMLQYQIGQAETPEDWAAIASRAARIPTFLQQQEHLLAEGLATGEVPDVYTVRDLAGDQLPVIMRYFEHLPEVPGAHGVLLPENERRALQHAAREARGAFAAHHRFLRERVLPHASPSVVLGADEYTWRLRHTFGLTASPEELVRQAQDVLAQAQHALHRLSGAVAREVPGAPPSLSGLVEARELLAQLEAHHPARDEDVIPLYRELIAHAEQFVHEQGMFHVPEGLRLGIKPLPPGMVDVRGTNWPAPLLDPRKVGWFVLAPMAPAHPTVWAALLAVHEGIPGHFLQSVAWQRAFSRHPAPVRFLLVTDHVAMARGHFGNMLNIEGYATYAEERMRRAGFYTTAEELTALVARALRAVRVVVDIGLHTERMDDEAAARYLVHHASMPEPHARREILRFKRIPMQSITYLLGALEFERLEADCRRQRGEHFDEAGFHDELFSFGPVPPAQLRPFMLAPE; encoded by the coding sequence ATGAGCCAGGCTCCCCCGCACGACCTCGACGCCTTCGTCCAGCTGCGCGCCTCGTTCTTCGGGCACTACCTGCGTGCCCAGCCCGAGGAGGCCACGACGCTCGGGCTGCACCACCTGGACGACCAGTTGAAGGATCTGTCACCGGCCGCCCTGGGGGACGAGTACGCCCTGCACCGCGACGTGCTCGCGCGCCTGGAACGGCTGCCCGGGGAGGACTTCCCCACCGAGGCCCGGCTCGACTGGCGGGCGATGCGCGACCTCACCCGCTTCCACGTCCACGCCTACGAGGACCTGCGCGGCCACCGGCGCAACCTCGAGCTGTCGACCTACCCGCACACGATGTTGCAGTACCAGATCGGCCAGGCCGAGACGCCCGAGGACTGGGCGGCCATCGCCAGCCGGGCCGCGCGCATCCCCACCTTCCTCCAGCAGCAGGAGCACCTGCTCGCCGAGGGCCTCGCCACCGGGGAAGTGCCGGACGTGTACACCGTGCGCGACCTCGCCGGGGACCAGCTCCCCGTCATCATGCGCTACTTCGAGCACCTGCCCGAGGTGCCCGGAGCCCATGGCGTGCTCCTGCCGGAGAACGAACGGCGCGCCCTCCAGCACGCGGCCCGCGAGGCCCGCGGGGCCTTCGCCGCCCACCACCGCTTCCTGCGCGAGCGCGTGCTGCCCCACGCCAGCCCCAGCGTCGTGCTCGGCGCGGACGAGTACACCTGGCGGCTGCGCCACACGTTCGGCCTCACCGCCTCACCCGAGGAGCTGGTGCGGCAGGCCCAGGACGTCCTGGCCCAGGCCCAGCACGCGCTCCACCGGCTCTCCGGCGCGGTCGCCCGGGAGGTGCCCGGTGCCCCCCCGTCCCTCTCCGGCCTCGTCGAGGCGCGCGAGCTGCTCGCCCAGCTCGAGGCCCACCATCCCGCCCGGGACGAGGACGTCATCCCCCTCTACCGGGAGCTCATCGCTCACGCAGAGCAGTTCGTCCACGAGCAGGGGATGTTCCACGTGCCCGAGGGCCTCCGGCTCGGCATCAAGCCCCTTCCCCCGGGCATGGTGGACGTGCGGGGCACCAACTGGCCCGCGCCCCTGTTGGATCCCCGCAAGGTGGGCTGGTTCGTGCTCGCCCCCATGGCGCCCGCGCACCCCACCGTCTGGGCGGCGCTGCTCGCGGTGCACGAGGGGATTCCCGGCCACTTCCTGCAGAGCGTCGCCTGGCAGCGCGCCTTCTCACGGCACCCCGCCCCCGTGCGCTTCCTCCTGGTGACGGACCACGTGGCCATGGCCCGGGGCCACTTCGGCAACATGCTCAACATCGAGGGCTACGCCACCTACGCCGAGGAGCGCATGCGGCGCGCGGGCTTCTACACCACCGCCGAGGAGCTCACGGCGCTCGTGGCCCGCGCGCTGCGCGCCGTGCGCGTGGTGGTGGACATCGGCCTGCACACCGAGCGCATGGATGACGAGGCCGCGGCGCGCTACCTCGTGCACCACGCCAGCATGCCCGAGCCCCATGCGCGGCGGGAAATCCTCCGCTTCAAGCGCATCCCCATGCAGTCCATCACCTACCTGCTCGGCGCGCTCGAGTTCGAGCGGCTGGAGGCGGACTGCCGGCGCCAGCGGGGCGAGCACTTCGACGAGGCCGGCTTCCACGACGAGCTCTTCTCGTTCGGCCCGGTGCCCCCCGCTCAGTTGCGCCCCTTCATGTTGGCCCCGGAGTGA